The following are from one region of the Halodesulfurarchaeum sp. HSR-GB genome:
- a CDS encoding carboxypeptidase regulatory-like domain-containing protein, with protein MSWYERLAVDERGIEGLPVRLIIAFVVGVAALSVMLNMISGVESFAVAELDVKPEPQVVGPEQHQIELTAIGSDDTPVADATIIVESGTASLDSMAVATTDEDGTATVEIDPSLGPNQGKGTLKIDVEPPAGSNYMDRRENSEITVLASGVN; from the coding sequence CGAACGGGGTATCGAAGGACTGCCGGTGCGGCTCATCATCGCCTTCGTGGTCGGGGTCGCGGCCCTCTCGGTGATGCTCAACATGATTTCCGGCGTGGAATCGTTCGCGGTGGCTGAACTCGACGTGAAGCCGGAACCGCAGGTCGTCGGGCCCGAACAGCACCAGATCGAACTCACGGCGATCGGCAGCGACGACACGCCCGTCGCCGACGCGACCATCATCGTCGAGAGTGGCACCGCCTCGCTAGATAGCATGGCCGTGGCGACGACCGACGAGGACGGCACGGCGACCGTGGAGATCGATCCCTCGCTCGGACCGAATCAGGGGAAAGGCACGCTCAAGATCGACGTCGAACCCCCGGCCGGGTCGAACTACATGGATCGTCGGGAGAACAGCGAGATCACCGTGCTGGCCTCGGGGGTGAATTAG